From the genome of Prevotella herbatica, one region includes:
- a CDS encoding FimB/Mfa2 family fimbrial subunit — MKLRYYHHLLLLPLLSLLASCINDDYSNCVQCSLIVSQTDSVGNALVTEVKGNMMAYLFIDGKFDRIVTSDPDGSYKISYDGRGGNASLVAIGSSDKDSAQIFTPAYGSDMNSISVSVKRDPVTGEYILPSSLYYGTYAISSQTAGMSAAYGNIVMKKKPATVHVIIRQLKEYFGDRDYKVVLSGFRSTMTFAGQITGDSIKYSPSANFDASDQLVTSSIHAFPTMRNEYVTVSVFSNSDNSAKSRSSLSQLIWSTNRDSYGNRVTLNSGDDKVIIVDCSSKQLILNVMPWSEYLQHVVIP; from the coding sequence ATGAAGTTAAGATATTATCATCATCTGCTGTTACTTCCACTATTATCGCTGCTTGCCTCATGCATCAACGATGACTATTCCAACTGCGTGCAATGCTCGTTGATCGTGTCACAGACAGACAGCGTTGGCAATGCTTTGGTGACGGAAGTGAAGGGCAATATGATGGCATATCTCTTCATAGACGGTAAGTTTGACCGTATCGTTACATCAGATCCAGATGGTAGCTATAAGATAAGCTATGACGGCAGAGGCGGCAACGCATCCCTCGTGGCGATAGGCAGTTCGGATAAAGACAGTGCGCAGATATTCACCCCAGCATACGGATCAGATATGAATTCCATATCTGTAAGCGTAAAGCGCGATCCTGTTACGGGTGAATATATACTCCCGTCTTCACTGTATTACGGCACTTATGCCATCAGTTCTCAAACAGCAGGTATGAGTGCCGCATACGGTAATATTGTGATGAAGAAGAAACCTGCAACTGTTCATGTCATTATAAGACAGCTTAAGGAGTATTTTGGAGACAGGGATTATAAGGTTGTCCTGTCAGGATTCCGCAGTACCATGACCTTTGCCGGACAGATAACAGGAGATTCAATAAAATACTCCCCGTCAGCAAATTTTGATGCATCTGATCAATTGGTGACAAGCAGCATACATGCTTTTCCAACAATGCGGAATGAATACGTGACAGTATCCGTGTTCAGTAATTCAGACAACTCTGCCAAGTCCCGTTCTTCACTGTCTCAGCTTATCTGGAGTACCAATCGTGACAGTTATGGCAATAGGGTGACTCTGAATTCAGGTGACGACAAGGTTATCATCGTTGACTGCAGCAGCAAGCAGCTAATTTTGAATGTCATGCCTTGGAGTGAGTACTTACAGCATGTTGTAATACCGTAA
- a CDS encoding tetratricopeptide repeat protein: MKLLQSAFFLLAFSGTVSAASAQTVYGGQIYVNSENFTRQGDLLRVRMKVSYDSSVVGSCESLTFTPVLKTDSAVSVLSSVVINGRERERDAHRTEVLSEVRRNIPIVVKDSHAAKRYFVYDTTVPYKDWMQDCRMYVESEELNCQGRKGHVYEDLVLKNIYLHDMSNDNPDPNVHYYNLMDYVQFLQPQGSDIDKFHRSGEIQIFGNKSLAKLSGSRFNHTVFNTIATDVKSELQRYGTSLVGLRINGFGAPIGNYRRNESEAMERSLDLKKYLMKQKLTNRNDLNVSWLAEDWDSISSLVAGSGMNLRDAVVDIIKNIDVVNGREREIENLGLGMPYAYMNRFIFPKVYRIKYTLTFRHDGFDSNSAMQHLGSNPATMTLGELYATAGFYKKGSREYNDILDLTARLFPDNPEANINAAGVALTRNDVTLAHKYLKRWETDPRAYCNMGLLYLSEGNRDKAEVYLKMAKAAGVVQADKALTELMKIK, translated from the coding sequence ATGAAACTATTACAATCTGCATTCTTTCTTCTTGCCTTTAGCGGAACGGTATCCGCAGCATCCGCCCAGACTGTCTACGGCGGTCAGATCTACGTCAACTCAGAGAACTTTACCCGTCAGGGCGACCTTCTCCGTGTGCGCATGAAGGTAAGCTACGACAGTAGCGTTGTGGGAAGCTGTGAGTCGCTGACATTCACCCCCGTTCTTAAGACAGACAGTGCCGTCTCTGTGCTATCCTCAGTGGTCATCAATGGTCGTGAGCGTGAGCGCGATGCCCACCGTACTGAGGTCCTTTCTGAGGTTCGCCGCAATATCCCTATCGTTGTCAAGGACAGTCATGCCGCTAAGCGCTATTTTGTTTATGACACAACAGTTCCCTATAAGGACTGGATGCAGGACTGCCGCATGTATGTGGAGAGTGAGGAACTTAACTGCCAGGGCAGGAAAGGTCATGTCTACGAGGACCTTGTGTTGAAGAACATCTATCTTCACGACATGAGTAACGACAATCCCGATCCTAATGTTCACTATTATAATCTGATGGACTATGTACAGTTCCTTCAGCCTCAGGGTTCCGATATCGATAAGTTCCACCGCAGCGGTGAGATTCAGATATTCGGTAACAAGTCTCTTGCCAAACTTAGTGGAAGCAGATTCAACCACACTGTGTTCAACACCATCGCTACTGACGTGAAAAGTGAATTGCAGCGTTACGGAACAAGCCTTGTTGGTCTTCGTATCAATGGTTTCGGTGCTCCAATCGGCAACTACCGTCGCAACGAGAGTGAGGCAATGGAGCGCTCTCTTGATTTGAAGAAGTATCTCATGAAGCAGAAGCTCACCAATCGCAATGACCTTAACGTAAGCTGGCTTGCTGAGGACTGGGACAGCATCTCTTCTCTTGTAGCAGGTAGCGGCATGAATCTTCGTGATGCTGTTGTTGACATCATTAAGAATATCGACGTCGTCAACGGTCGTGAACGTGAAATTGAGAATCTTGGACTGGGTATGCCGTATGCTTATATGAACCGCTTTATCTTTCCAAAGGTCTATCGCATCAAATATACGCTGACATTCCGTCATGATGGTTTCGACAGCAACTCTGCTATGCAGCACCTTGGTTCAAACCCTGCAACAATGACGCTGGGTGAGCTCTATGCCACAGCTGGATTCTATAAGAAGGGCTCACGCGAATACAACGACATCTTGGATCTGACAGCCCGTCTTTTCCCTGATAATCCAGAGGCTAATATCAATGCAGCCGGTGTAGCTCTGACACGTAACGACGTAACCCTTGCGCATAAGTATCTTAAGCGCTGGGAGACTGATCCAAGAGCCTACTGCAATATGGGACTCCTTTATCTTAGCGAGGGCAATCGTGATAAGGCAGAGGTTTACCTGAAGATGGCAAAGGCTGCTGGAGTTGTACAGGCAGACAAAGCCCTGACCGAGCTGATGAAGATTAAATAA
- a CDS encoding DUF3575 domain-containing protein, protein MSDIILKSFLLLLVSLSSLRLHAQYVALKSNLLYDALCIPSLGTEVRLDSTLTLNVSSTYCPISYNDNRKWKNWSVQYEARHWFRKSFNGPYIGVFGIHGGFNLSRLPFFHLSHHRAEGNFNGAGLTFGWHRILSPHWGIDTSLSAGYLHLRYRHYREGRYGYLEYTKSHDYVGPVSLSVSLVYIIR, encoded by the coding sequence ATGAGTGATATTATATTAAAGTCATTTCTACTTTTATTGGTATCCCTGTCATCATTGCGCCTTCATGCGCAGTATGTCGCGCTGAAATCCAATCTGCTCTATGATGCATTATGTATTCCTTCCCTTGGTACCGAGGTTCGCCTTGATAGTACCCTTACCTTGAATGTTTCCTCAACCTACTGTCCAATATCATATAATGATAACCGTAAATGGAAGAACTGGTCAGTTCAGTATGAAGCCCGTCATTGGTTCCGCAAATCCTTCAATGGTCCCTATATCGGAGTCTTCGGCATTCACGGAGGCTTTAACTTAAGCCGTCTTCCCTTTTTTCATCTTTCCCATCACCGTGCAGAAGGTAACTTCAACGGTGCCGGACTCACTTTCGGCTGGCATAGGATCCTCTCTCCTCACTGGGGCATAGATACTTCCTTGTCTGCTGGCTACCTGCACTTGCGCTATCGCCATTACCGTGAGGGACGCTACGGCTACCTCGAATATACGAAGAGTCACGACTATGTCGGTCCAGTCTCCCTTTCGGTATCACTGGTGTATATAATAAGATAA
- a CDS encoding tyrosine-type recombinase/integrase, whose product MKVTFSSFTQTCINKQKSCGSFSTAHLYGCAAHSFSEYLGRDTIRFGDITTQALKLYEKYLIRTSHSFNTISTYMRMLRAIYNKAVMAGLARFVFNLFHDVFTGIDRNHKKALDESNLKEILTGEVKSLALKRVQLMAAAMYRLCGMPFVDLQHLGIHSVMDGVLKYNRQKTGSSVNIPVNRNVCNLIKLLPISDLDLSTESGYKRYQSLLRNFNAGLKRLANAFGLKISISSYTFRHSWATNALRHHVPVEVISSALGHSDIRTTQIYLKGFDAAEIGKANSKVCKCLNVR is encoded by the coding sequence ATGAAAGTAACATTCTCTTCTTTTACACAGACATGTATTAACAAACAAAAAAGTTGTGGGAGCTTTTCTACTGCCCACCTTTATGGTTGTGCCGCTCACTCTTTCAGTGAGTATCTCGGACGTGACACCATCCGCTTCGGGGACATCACTACCCAAGCCCTGAAACTCTATGAGAAATACTTGATTCGTACTTCCCATTCCTTCAACACCATTTCTACCTATATGCGCATGCTCCGTGCCATCTACAACAAGGCGGTGATGGCGGGTCTTGCCCGATTTGTGTTCAACCTGTTTCATGATGTGTTCACGGGCATAGACAGAAACCACAAGAAGGCACTCGACGAATCTAATTTGAAGGAGATCTTGACTGGTGAGGTGAAAAGCCTAGCTTTGAAACGGGTGCAGTTAATGGCTGCAGCCATGTACCGACTTTGTGGAATGCCGTTTGTCGACCTGCAGCATCTTGGCATTCATTCGGTTATGGACGGTGTCCTGAAATACAACCGCCAGAAGACAGGGAGCAGTGTGAATATTCCTGTTAACAGGAATGTTTGCAACCTCATCAAGCTTCTTCCTATATCAGATTTAGACCTCAGCACAGAGAGTGGCTACAAACGCTATCAGTCATTGCTTCGCAATTTCAATGCTGGTCTTAAGCGCTTGGCAAATGCCTTCGGCTTAAAAATAAGCATTTCTTCCTACACCTTCCGCCATTCTTGGGCTACGAATGCCCTCCGTCATCATGTGCCAGTGGAGGTGATCAGTTCTGCTCTTGGCCATTCCGACATCAGAACCACACAGATATATCTCAAAGGTTTTGATGCAGCCGAAATAGGTAAGGCAAATAGTAAGGTCTGTAAATGTCTGAATGTAAGATGA
- a CDS encoding MarR family winged helix-turn-helix transcriptional regulator, with product METLCKIREINRAVTAFEAEMEKTYNLCLNEGMLLCCLSKTSKLSSGEIADSLGLTTSNTSKVIKSIENKDMIKRVIGNTDKRQMYFSLTPKGKKALSVINCENIQLPDLLKDILNKE from the coding sequence ATGGAAACATTATGTAAAATAAGAGAAATAAATAGAGCCGTAACAGCGTTTGAAGCTGAGATGGAGAAAACATATAACTTATGTCTCAATGAAGGCATGTTATTATGTTGTCTATCAAAAACCTCGAAACTTTCATCTGGTGAAATTGCTGACTCTCTTGGATTGACAACCTCTAACACATCCAAAGTTATTAAGTCTATAGAAAATAAAGACATGATCAAACGTGTTATTGGAAATACAGACAAGCGACAAATGTATTTCTCATTGACCCCTAAGGGCAAAAAGGCTCTATCAGTAATTAATTGTGAGAATATTCAGTTACCTGATTTGCTCAAGGATATTTTAAATAAAGAATAG
- a CDS encoding YgaP family membrane protein, translating to MMEKEYIIRRIAGSMIIVGVVLAYLVSIYWLLLPLFVGINLLQSSFTKFCPLDLILKKKK from the coding sequence ATGATGGAAAAAGAATATATTATCAGAAGAATAGCCGGGAGTATGATTATCGTTGGTGTAGTCCTGGCGTATCTAGTATCTATATATTGGTTATTACTTCCACTTTTTGTAGGTATCAATTTATTGCAATCATCGTTTACGAAGTTCTGCCCTTTAGATTTGATATTAAAGAAGAAAAAATAA
- a CDS encoding efflux RND transporter permease subunit, protein MENGISGKIANAFIKSKLSILLVFAFLLLGIFSIYYIPREEDPQIEVPTADIMIGYPGATPKEVESGVIQPMEKIVSNIKGVEHVYSTSMSGMGMLTVQFYVGEDSERSLVKLYNEIMKNMDHMPQGTTMPLVKSRSIDDVPALAFTLWSNKMSGYELRQVSEVVANEVKKIPDVAQVKVIGGQSRQVRVILDKDKMAESHVDFGTISQSLQANNVQMESGNIVTGDKTYSVQTGNFFANKDEVKNMIVGTNDNQPVYLYQIANVEDGPETPKQYVSFSYGAAEAKEKANMPDDYSAITISIAKKKGSDAMKLAETVTDKVNQLKENVITNDIHVDVTRNYGETASHKVSELLMHLVIAIIAVTLFVMLAMGWRGGLVVFLSVPITFALTLFAYYFLGYTLNRITLFALVFVTGIVVDDSIVIAENMHRHFKMKNLPPLQAALFAINEVGNPTILATLTVIAAVLPMAFVSGMMGPYMSPMPIGAAIAMTFSLLIALTLTPYFGYHFLRFKEKKSNGAAEEKSSTELHDTFIYKVYAKITTPFLESRKRRWTFMVSLTVILLATFLLFFTKSVPVKMLPFDNKNEFQIVVDMPEGTTLERTSAVAKELGLYVSKNDKVTNYQTYVGTSAPISFNGLIRHYDLRSGDNVADIQVNLIDKGKRSEQSHDIAKSMRAGLQAIGKRYNANVKVVEVPPGPPVMSTIVAEIYGPDYEKQINVASQVKDILSKTNNVVDVDWTVEDNQTEYKFVVDKDKAMKLGIPEAQVLQNVNAALSGMQIGILHRPSSVDQIGIVLQMPEKDKSSIEDVLSMKVVNKQGMAIPIGDLVKVTEETKDKSINRKDQKRVVYVTTDVAGNLESPIYAMSDVSKNLSKVKLPEGYKLNEEYNKQPSKEDNFTLKWDGEWQITYDVFRDLGVAFLFVLIIIYVLIVAWFQNFITPLVQLSAIPLSLIGIILGHWVMGAYFSAPSMIGFIALAGIMVRNSILLIDFIDLRLKEGIPLKQAIVEAGAVRTTPILLTAGGVVIGAIVILFDPIFQGLAISLIGGTITSTVLTLIVVPLLYFKMLKNKVK, encoded by the coding sequence ATGGAAAATGGAATTTCAGGAAAAATAGCCAATGCATTTATCAAATCCAAGCTAAGTATATTGCTCGTTTTTGCATTTTTGCTATTAGGCATATTCAGTATATATTATATTCCGCGCGAAGAGGATCCTCAGATAGAAGTTCCTACTGCGGACATTATGATCGGATATCCAGGCGCTACACCGAAAGAAGTGGAATCTGGAGTGATACAACCAATGGAGAAGATTGTATCAAATATCAAGGGAGTGGAACATGTTTATTCTACTTCTATGAGCGGCATGGGCATGCTCACCGTACAATTCTATGTTGGCGAAGACTCTGAACGGTCTCTGGTAAAGTTGTACAACGAGATCATGAAAAACATGGACCACATGCCACAAGGTACAACGATGCCTCTCGTCAAATCACGTTCTATAGATGATGTCCCAGCTTTGGCTTTCACGCTATGGAGCAATAAGATGAGTGGCTATGAACTGAGACAGGTATCTGAGGTTGTGGCCAACGAAGTCAAAAAGATTCCGGATGTTGCACAAGTAAAAGTTATTGGTGGACAAAGCCGTCAGGTAAGAGTGATACTTGACAAAGATAAGATGGCTGAAAGTCATGTAGACTTCGGCACTATCTCGCAGTCTCTTCAGGCAAACAATGTCCAGATGGAAAGCGGTAATATCGTTACCGGAGATAAGACCTACTCTGTTCAAACAGGAAACTTCTTTGCTAATAAGGATGAAGTTAAAAATATGATTGTCGGAACCAATGATAATCAACCTGTATATCTTTATCAAATTGCAAACGTTGAAGACGGCCCCGAAACTCCTAAGCAGTATGTTTCATTTAGTTATGGAGCAGCTGAGGCAAAAGAGAAAGCCAATATGCCAGATGATTATTCTGCCATAACGATATCTATCGCTAAGAAAAAAGGATCGGATGCAATGAAACTGGCTGAAACTGTTACGGATAAGGTAAACCAGTTAAAAGAGAATGTCATCACCAATGACATCCACGTAGATGTAACGCGTAACTATGGCGAAACAGCATCTCACAAAGTATCTGAACTGTTAATGCACTTGGTTATTGCTATTATAGCTGTTACCTTGTTTGTCATGCTCGCAATGGGATGGCGCGGAGGACTAGTCGTATTCTTGTCTGTCCCAATCACATTTGCACTGACGCTGTTTGCCTACTACTTCCTGGGATATACACTGAACAGAATTACGCTTTTCGCTCTCGTCTTTGTCACGGGTATTGTGGTAGACGACTCTATTGTTATTGCCGAGAACATGCACAGGCATTTTAAGATGAAAAATCTGCCACCACTTCAAGCAGCACTCTTTGCTATCAACGAAGTCGGCAACCCTACTATTCTTGCTACATTAACGGTTATCGCTGCTGTATTGCCAATGGCATTCGTATCTGGAATGATGGGACCATACATGAGTCCTATGCCTATCGGTGCAGCTATTGCGATGACATTCTCTCTATTGATTGCATTAACGTTAACACCATACTTTGGATATCACTTCTTAAGATTTAAAGAGAAAAAGAGCAACGGTGCGGCAGAAGAGAAGTCATCTACCGAACTGCATGACACATTTATATATAAAGTATATGCTAAAATAACAACACCATTTCTTGAAAGCAGAAAAAGAAGATGGACTTTTATGGTGTCATTAACAGTTATTCTGCTAGCAACATTCTTATTGTTCTTTACCAAATCAGTACCAGTAAAGATGCTGCCATTTGATAACAAGAATGAATTCCAGATTGTTGTTGACATGCCTGAAGGCACAACATTGGAACGTACATCTGCCGTAGCCAAAGAACTTGGACTATATGTAAGCAAAAACGACAAGGTGACCAACTATCAAACCTATGTAGGCACATCAGCACCAATAAGCTTTAATGGTCTGATACGTCATTACGATTTGCGTTCAGGCGATAATGTAGCTGACATCCAGGTCAACTTGATTGACAAGGGAAAACGTAGCGAGCAAAGTCACGACATCGCAAAATCAATGCGTGCAGGCTTGCAGGCTATCGGTAAAAGATATAACGCAAATGTGAAAGTCGTAGAAGTGCCACCTGGTCCTCCTGTTATGTCAACAATCGTTGCCGAGATTTATGGTCCTGATTATGAGAAGCAAATCAATGTTGCCAGTCAGGTTAAAGACATCTTGTCAAAAACAAACAATGTTGTAGACGTAGACTGGACAGTAGAAGATAATCAGACTGAGTATAAATTCGTAGTGGATAAAGACAAAGCTATGAAACTGGGAATACCAGAGGCACAAGTGCTACAAAACGTCAATGCTGCTCTATCTGGCATGCAGATAGGTATATTGCATCGTCCATCTAGTGTAGACCAAATCGGTATCGTATTACAGATGCCAGAAAAAGATAAGTCTAGTATAGAAGATGTCCTCAGCATGAAAGTTGTAAACAAGCAAGGCATGGCTATACCTATTGGAGATTTAGTAAAAGTAACAGAAGAAACAAAAGATAAAAGCATTAACCGCAAAGATCAGAAACGAGTAGTCTATGTCACTACTGATGTGGCTGGAAACTTGGAAAGTCCAATATATGCAATGTCTGATGTATCAAAAAATCTATCAAAAGTAAAATTACCAGAAGGTTATAAGCTAAACGAAGAGTACAACAAACAGCCAAGCAAAGAAGATAACTTCACGCTGAAATGGGATGGAGAATGGCAGATTACCTACGACGTATTCCGCGATTTAGGAGTTGCATTCCTATTCGTATTAATTATCATCTATGTACTGATTGTGGCATGGTTCCAAAACTTCATAACGCCTCTAGTACAGTTATCGGCTATACCGCTATCTCTCATTGGTATTATCTTGGGACACTGGGTCATGGGAGCATATTTCAGCGCCCCGTCCATGATCGGCTTTATTGCGCTGGCGGGTATCATGGTGCGTAACTCTATACTGCTAATTGACTTCATCGACCTGCGATTAAAAGAAGGTATTCCACTTAAACAGGCGATTGTAGAAGCAGGAGCAGTAAGAACCACCCCTATCCTACTCACAGCTGGTGGTGTTGTGATAGGTGCAATTGTAATTCTCTTCGATCCTATTTTCCAAGGATTAGCAATATCTCTCATCGGAGGAACTATCACATCTACAGTGCTCACTTTAATTGTAGTTCCACTATTATACTTTAAAATGCTAAAAAACAAAGTAAAGTAA
- a CDS encoding efflux RND transporter periplasmic adaptor subunit yields MKVHTFLYIAAIAILASCSSKSNKEKEESAVRVSTYYPTSTNREEIFISGMVSAKQTAVISTKVMGYIDKIYVKQGDVVKKGQTLLIINSSDIKAKEAQVRAMIVEANAAAKDAQRDYQRYQALHEEKSVSDKELENVALKNTSAKARLQMARQGLTEVKSMLAYTNIRAPFSGVVTQKMVDEGTIANPGMPLLSVEQSGDMNVTASVPENYVASIHVGDHVKIDVKSLNINISGIVSELSPSATMTGGQYGMKISIGQKDKAKLRAGMYTGIHIQNKKADGGTSQILVNKSSIVTKDQLTGVYVADKDNKAILHWVRLGKETGDQVIVLSGLSETDRVIESANVKLYNGQKIIITD; encoded by the coding sequence ATGAAAGTACATACATTTTTATACATAGCAGCAATTGCGATTCTTGCATCATGCTCATCTAAATCAAATAAAGAAAAAGAAGAGAGTGCGGTTCGAGTAAGTACCTATTACCCTACAAGTACTAACAGAGAAGAAATCTTTATCAGTGGTATGGTATCTGCCAAACAGACTGCCGTCATCAGCACAAAGGTAATGGGATACATTGATAAGATTTATGTGAAGCAAGGTGACGTGGTTAAAAAAGGTCAGACTCTTTTAATCATAAACAGTAGTGATATAAAAGCCAAAGAAGCTCAGGTCAGGGCTATGATTGTCGAGGCAAACGCTGCCGCAAAAGATGCTCAGCGCGATTACCAAAGATATCAAGCACTGCACGAAGAAAAGAGTGTTTCTGATAAAGAACTGGAAAACGTAGCACTCAAGAACACTTCAGCTAAAGCTCGTCTGCAAATGGCAAGACAGGGATTAACTGAAGTGAAGTCAATGCTCGCTTACACCAATATAAGGGCACCTTTCTCTGGAGTCGTTACACAGAAGATGGTAGATGAAGGCACTATTGCCAATCCAGGAATGCCACTGCTATCAGTAGAACAGTCCGGAGATATGAATGTAACTGCATCTGTTCCTGAAAACTATGTAGCATCTATACATGTTGGCGACCATGTAAAGATTGATGTCAAATCGTTAAATATCAATATAAGTGGTATTGTCAGCGAACTAAGTCCATCTGCAACAATGACAGGAGGACAATATGGGATGAAAATCTCTATCGGGCAGAAAGACAAAGCTAAATTACGTGCTGGTATGTATACCGGAATCCATATTCAAAATAAGAAAGCAGATGGAGGTACGTCACAAATACTTGTCAACAAATCATCTATCGTAACTAAAGATCAACTCACTGGTGTTTATGTTGCTGATAAAGACAACAAAGCCATTTTGCATTGGGTGCGTCTCGGCAAGGAAACAGGAGATCAAGTAATCGTTTTGTCTGGTCTTAGTGAAACCGACCGAGTAATAGAGAGCGCTAATGTGAAACTATACAATGGACAGAAAATTATCATAACAGACTAA
- a CDS encoding TolC family protein, translating to MNKIKFFLIAAGYILMNPIAMSAQTENHISMESAVAIAAKNNANIQIAELDYRISNANYHQTDAVFLPQLSVNYTAMVTNNPLNAFGFLLQQGIATPQDFEPSKLNNPGATHNYGTSLDAKLPIFNLDMIYARKGAKLQQDAYKYKSAYTKNYITFEVKKAYTQLQFAYQLRDILQGTLIDVKQINQSVNNFYKQGLVQKSDVLNAEVQLNTVESALSKATSNIENASEGLNLIAGNPQDKQSLYSTDSLTQEIVGFENKELSETRSDIMAMKTALNASKMMAKSSEMALLPKVNAFGSYQLNDNKVFGFNKNSYMAGISLSWNLFSGNQNRSKIKSANYTTDKMNKELNQFIDKSRLELNKTRRDLNDLQIEINKHNTSVAQATEALRILNNRYKEGLASTTDVLTAQAQLSQQRIALAQTIMSYNITKYYTELLTSNY from the coding sequence ATGAATAAAATAAAGTTTTTTTTGATTGCAGCTGGGTATATTCTTATGAACCCAATAGCAATGAGCGCACAAACAGAAAATCATATTTCTATGGAAAGCGCTGTTGCTATTGCCGCAAAGAATAATGCCAACATACAGATAGCGGAACTTGATTACCGTATATCCAATGCAAACTATCATCAAACAGACGCTGTATTTTTACCTCAGTTATCTGTCAATTATACAGCTATGGTGACTAACAATCCCTTGAATGCATTCGGATTCCTGCTTCAGCAAGGCATTGCTACCCCACAAGATTTCGAACCATCAAAATTGAACAATCCGGGAGCGACACATAACTACGGAACTTCTCTCGATGCCAAACTCCCTATATTCAATCTTGATATGATTTATGCACGCAAAGGCGCGAAACTTCAGCAAGATGCATATAAATATAAATCGGCATATACTAAAAATTATATAACATTTGAAGTAAAGAAAGCCTACACTCAGCTACAGTTTGCATATCAGTTGAGAGATATATTACAAGGAACATTGATTGATGTAAAACAGATTAATCAGTCAGTTAACAATTTCTACAAACAAGGATTAGTACAAAAATCTGATGTTCTGAATGCTGAAGTGCAATTAAACACGGTAGAAAGCGCACTCTCTAAGGCAACAAGTAATATAGAGAACGCATCTGAAGGACTAAATCTCATCGCTGGAAATCCTCAAGACAAGCAAAGCCTGTATTCTACTGATTCTCTGACACAGGAGATTGTTGGATTTGAAAATAAAGAGCTTTCCGAAACACGATCAGATATCATGGCAATGAAGACTGCTCTTAACGCATCAAAGATGATGGCTAAATCATCAGAGATGGCTCTCCTACCTAAAGTAAACGCATTTGGTAGCTATCAACTGAATGACAATAAAGTTTTTGGCTTTAATAAAAACTCATACATGGCTGGGATATCTCTATCTTGGAACCTATTCTCTGGAAATCAGAACCGTAGTAAGATAAAATCTGCTAATTATACGACTGACAAGATGAATAAAGAATTAAATCAATTTATTGATAAAAGCCGATTGGAACTTAACAAGACGCGACGAGATCTGAATGATTTGCAAATTGAAATCAACAAACACAATACAAGCGTAGCACAAGCTACCGAAGCGCTCAGAATTCTAAACAACAGATATAAAGAGGGACTTGCCAGCACCACAGATGTTCTCACAGCCCAAGCACAACTCTCTCAGCAGAGAATTGCTTTAGCCCAGACAATCATGTCGTATAATATTACAAAATATTACACTGAGTTACTTACATCAAATTATTAA
- the trxA gene encoding thioredoxin has protein sequence MTIYKHLNTAYMKAIQLTKAEFLKKVADFEHNPATWNYLGDKPAIIDFYATWCGPCKAVSPIMEELAEEYKDSIYIYKVDTEQEEDLAAVFGIRSIPSVLFIPMNGAPQMSVGAMPKSGFEKAIKDILLTE, from the coding sequence ATAACAATATATAAACATTTAAACACAGCATATATGAAAGCAATTCAATTGACTAAAGCGGAGTTTCTTAAAAAAGTAGCAGACTTCGAGCATAATCCTGCAACATGGAATTACCTTGGTGACAAACCAGCAATAATTGATTTTTATGCAACGTGGTGCGGTCCATGTAAGGCAGTAAGTCCTATTATGGAAGAACTGGCTGAAGAATATAAAGACAGTATCTATATATATAAGGTAGACACAGAACAAGAGGAAGACCTCGCAGCTGTCTTTGGAATAAGATCCATACCCTCTGTATTATTCATCCCAATGAATGGTGCACCACAAATGTCTGTCGGAGCCATGCCAAAAAGTGGCTTTGAGAAAGCTATCAAAGATATTCTACTCACTGAATAA